One stretch of Halobaculum marinum DNA includes these proteins:
- the thiL gene encoding thiamine-phosphate kinase has translation MDEREALARLADTLPSAGDDCAVVGDRVLTTDMLHETTDFPAGVDRYTAGWRSVGASLSDVAAMGADAEAAVAAYGAPRFDPEEVEAFVRGARDVCEAVNAEYVGGDLDHHDEFTVATTALGATDDPVRRGGAERGDAVCVTGTVGRSAAAIEAFEDGDVDRGNDLFRFTPRVAAGVALRPYATAMMDSSDGLARSLHQLVEASNTSDLGMDITESYVPVDAAVDDLFADPEARRAAALFFGEDFELVFTLPSDAVEAAHEASPTPFSVIGNVTWDGVRMDGDPLPDRGYGHASDGEA, from the coding sequence ATGGACGAACGCGAGGCGCTCGCGCGACTGGCCGACACCCTCCCGAGCGCCGGCGACGACTGCGCGGTCGTGGGCGACCGCGTGCTCACGACGGACATGCTCCACGAGACGACGGACTTCCCCGCCGGCGTCGACCGCTACACTGCGGGGTGGCGGTCGGTCGGCGCCTCGCTGTCGGACGTGGCGGCGATGGGAGCAGACGCCGAGGCCGCCGTCGCCGCCTACGGCGCCCCGCGGTTCGACCCCGAGGAGGTGGAGGCGTTCGTACGCGGCGCTCGCGACGTGTGCGAGGCGGTCAACGCCGAGTACGTCGGCGGCGACCTCGACCACCACGACGAGTTCACGGTCGCGACGACCGCCCTCGGCGCGACCGACGACCCCGTCCGCCGCGGCGGGGCCGAGCGCGGCGATGCCGTCTGCGTCACAGGGACGGTCGGGCGAAGCGCCGCCGCAATCGAGGCGTTCGAGGACGGCGACGTCGACCGCGGTAACGACCTGTTCCGGTTCACCCCGCGCGTCGCCGCGGGCGTCGCTCTGCGCCCGTACGCGACGGCGATGATGGACTCCAGCGACGGACTCGCGCGCTCGCTCCACCAGTTGGTCGAGGCGAGCAACACGTCGGATCTGGGGATGGACATCACCGAGTCGTACGTCCCCGTCGACGCCGCGGTCGACGACCTGTTCGCCGACCCCGAGGCGCGTCGCGCCGCCGCGCTGTTCTTCGGCGAGGACTTCGAGTTGGTGTTCACGCTCCCGAGCGACGCCGTCGAGGCCGCCCACGAGGCGTCGCCGACGCCGTTCTCGGTGATCGGGAACGTCACCTGGGACGGCGTTCGGATGGACGGCGACCCGCTCCCAGACCGGGGGTACGGCCACGCCAGTGACGGCGAGGCGTGA
- the pyrH gene encoding UMP kinase: MRVVLSLGGSVLAPELDPERVAAYAAAIERLVGEGCELGVVVGGGGVARDYIGTARELDANEVQLDQLGIDVTRVNARLLITALGASVDPSPAHDYDEAADAIRRGDVSVMGGVTPGQTTDAVAAALGEYVDADLLVYATGADGIYDADPNVDDTAEQFAEMTPEELVEVIVPMSRDAGASAPVDLLAAKLIQRAGMRAVVLDGHDPVAVENAVLRGEHTGTDVIPAGGEAPSYWAQR; encoded by the coding sequence ATGAGAGTAGTCCTATCGCTCGGCGGTAGCGTGCTCGCGCCGGAACTCGATCCGGAGCGGGTCGCCGCGTACGCGGCCGCCATCGAGCGACTTGTCGGCGAAGGCTGTGAGTTGGGGGTCGTCGTCGGCGGCGGCGGCGTCGCCCGCGACTACATCGGCACCGCTCGGGAACTCGACGCCAACGAGGTCCAACTCGACCAACTCGGCATCGACGTGACGCGCGTGAACGCCCGCCTACTGATCACGGCGCTGGGAGCGTCCGTGGACCCGTCGCCCGCCCACGACTACGACGAGGCCGCCGACGCCATCCGCCGCGGCGACGTGTCCGTGATGGGCGGCGTCACTCCCGGCCAGACGACAGACGCCGTCGCGGCGGCACTGGGTGAGTACGTCGACGCGGACCTGCTCGTGTACGCGACGGGGGCCGACGGCATCTACGACGCCGACCCGAACGTCGACGACACCGCCGAGCAGTTCGCCGAGATGACGCCCGAGGAACTGGTCGAGGTCATCGTCCCGATGAGCCGGGACGCGGGCGCGTCCGCCCCGGTCGACCTGCTTGCGGCGAAGTTGATCCAACGCGCGGGGATGCGGGCGGTCGTCCTCGACGGTCACGACCCCGTGGCAGTCGAGAACGCGGTACTGCGCGGCGAGCATACCGGGACCGACGTGATTCCCGCAGGCGGGGAGGCGCCGTCCTACTGGGCCCAGCGATGA
- the truA gene encoding tRNA pseudouridine(38-40) synthase TruA, protein MPTRRAFRVAYDGRPFYGFQRQPDVSTVEGTLLDALAALGVLDRDGRGGDGDDGDSGGDSDRTPPGYAAAGRTDRGVSALAQTVAFDAPDWLTPRAFSSELPGGVRVWAAADAPADFHATHDAARRTYRYHLHAPDADAERARAAARRLSGTHDFHNLTSDPRGPRTRRDLSVRVGDDTDGDGDAAPASEEFLRLTVAADGFPREFVRRLASVVRGVAVGDTGLDRVDEVLGDDPLSGPRGVAPAAPGPLVLADVTYPGVDFDPDPEAVATLREVFQGRRVDALARGRVLGDVVDGVSTD, encoded by the coding sequence ATGCCCACTCGCCGCGCCTTCCGCGTCGCCTACGACGGCCGCCCGTTCTACGGCTTTCAGCGCCAGCCCGACGTGTCGACCGTCGAGGGGACGCTCCTCGACGCGCTCGCGGCGCTCGGCGTGCTCGACCGCGACGGGCGCGGCGGCGACGGAGACGACGGTGACTCTGGCGGCGATAGCGACCGAACTCCGCCCGGCTACGCCGCCGCCGGGCGCACCGACCGCGGCGTGTCGGCGCTGGCCCAGACCGTCGCGTTCGACGCCCCCGACTGGCTGACGCCGCGGGCGTTCTCCAGCGAGTTGCCAGGGGGTGTCCGTGTGTGGGCGGCTGCGGACGCGCCCGCCGACTTCCACGCGACCCACGACGCCGCCCGACGGACGTACCGCTATCACCTCCACGCACCGGACGCCGACGCCGAGCGTGCCCGGGCGGCGGCCCGACGGCTCTCCGGCACTCACGACTTCCACAACCTCACCAGCGACCCGCGCGGGCCGCGGACTCGACGCGACCTCTCGGTGCGCGTCGGTGACGACACCGACGGCGACGGCGACGCCGCTCCAGCGAGCGAGGAGTTCCTCCGCCTCACGGTCGCGGCAGACGGGTTCCCGCGGGAGTTCGTCCGCCGACTCGCGAGCGTCGTCCGCGGCGTCGCCGTCGGCGACACCGGCCTCGACCGGGTCGACGAGGTGCTCGGTGACGACCCGCTGTCGGGCCCGCGCGGAGTCGCGCCCGCGGCGCCCGGGCCGCTCGTGCTGGCGGACGTGACGTACCCCGGCGTCGACTTCGACCCGGACCCCGAGGCCGTCGCGACGCTCCGGGAGGTGTTCCAGGGGCGTCGCGTCGACGCGCTCGCCCGCGGTCGCGTCCTCGGCGACGTGGTCGACGGGGTCTCGACCGACTAG
- a CDS encoding 30S ribosomal protein S19e — MVTLYDVPAADLIDEVAARLEDRIEQPEWVQFTKSGQDRELPPQQEDFWFRRAASLLRKVADRGPVGVERLATEYGGAKRGSNRYIVQPPNHEGGSRKIIRVALQQLEEEGFVETAQGEGRRITDEGRSFLDEAAGDVLSELDRPELERYA, encoded by the coding sequence ATGGTTACCCTCTACGACGTCCCGGCGGCGGACCTCATCGACGAGGTCGCCGCTCGACTGGAGGATCGCATCGAGCAGCCGGAGTGGGTGCAGTTCACCAAGTCCGGACAGGACCGCGAGCTCCCGCCTCAGCAGGAGGACTTCTGGTTCCGCCGGGCGGCTTCGCTGCTGCGCAAGGTCGCCGACCGCGGCCCCGTCGGCGTCGAGCGCCTCGCCACCGAGTACGGTGGCGCCAAGCGCGGCTCGAACCGCTACATCGTCCAGCCCCCGAACCACGAGGGCGGCTCGCGGAAGATCATCCGCGTCGCGCTCCAGCAGCTCGAAGAGGAGGGCTTCGTCGAGACGGCACAGGGTGAGGGCCGCCGCATCACCGACGAGGGACGTTCGTTCCTCGACGAGGCTGCCGGCGACGTGCTGAGCGAGCTCGACCGGCCCGAGCTCGAGCGCTACGCGTAA
- the hisS gene encoding histidine--tRNA ligase, translated as MPTYERLKGFRDFYPPEMAVRREVADTLESAARGYGFREIDTPRLEPAEMWTDKSGDDIVDELYAFEDHGGRHVTLSPELTPTVARMYAAKAQELSKPVKWFSTRPFWRYEAVQQGRFREFYQTNIDIFGSSEPAADAEVLATAADALTDLGLTADDFEFRVSHRDILGSLLRSFDAEVDVRAAIRAVDKSEKVDETEYLDLLNDAGLGFDQARQFDDLLGVTDPADLDELTAFAPDSDDLAAAVDNLRAVLAAADDFGVGDYCDLSLRTARGLDYYTGAVFECFDATGEIGRSVFGGGRYDDLIEEFGGQPTPAVGVAPGHAPLGLLLERAGVAPDAAIETDYYVLRVGDTRDVAARVARDLRAKGHVVETDVAGRSFGAQLGYADSINAETVVIVGEQDLANGEVTVKDMASGDETTAPVEEFPGERDRPTYGDFA; from the coding sequence ATGCCCACCTACGAGCGCCTGAAGGGGTTCCGCGACTTCTACCCCCCCGAGATGGCCGTCCGCCGCGAGGTGGCCGACACGCTGGAGTCGGCCGCGCGCGGCTACGGCTTCCGCGAAATCGACACGCCGCGACTGGAGCCCGCGGAGATGTGGACCGACAAGTCCGGCGACGACATCGTCGACGAACTGTACGCCTTCGAGGACCACGGCGGTCGCCACGTCACGCTGTCGCCGGAGCTGACGCCGACGGTCGCGCGGATGTACGCCGCGAAGGCCCAGGAGCTGTCCAAGCCCGTCAAGTGGTTCTCGACGCGCCCGTTCTGGCGCTACGAGGCCGTCCAGCAGGGGCGCTTCCGGGAGTTCTACCAGACGAACATCGACATCTTCGGCTCGTCTGAGCCCGCCGCCGACGCCGAGGTGCTCGCGACCGCCGCCGACGCGCTCACCGACCTCGGACTCACGGCGGACGACTTCGAGTTCCGCGTCAGCCACCGCGACATCCTCGGGTCGCTGCTGCGCTCGTTCGACGCGGAAGTGGACGTGCGCGCCGCCATCCGGGCGGTCGACAAATCCGAGAAGGTCGACGAGACGGAGTACCTCGACCTGCTCAACGACGCCGGCCTCGGCTTCGACCAGGCCCGCCAGTTCGACGACCTGCTGGGCGTCACCGACCCCGCCGACCTCGACGAACTCACGGCGTTCGCGCCCGACTCGGACGACCTCGCAGCGGCGGTCGACAACCTCCGTGCGGTGCTCGCCGCCGCCGACGACTTCGGGGTCGGCGACTACTGCGACCTCTCCTTGCGCACCGCTCGCGGCCTCGACTACTACACCGGCGCCGTGTTCGAGTGCTTCGACGCGACCGGTGAGATCGGTCGCTCCGTCTTCGGCGGCGGTCGCTACGACGACCTCATTGAGGAGTTCGGCGGCCAGCCCACCCCCGCCGTCGGCGTCGCCCCCGGCCACGCCCCGCTCGGTCTCCTCTTGGAGCGCGCGGGCGTCGCCCCCGACGCCGCCATCGAGACGGACTACTACGTCCTCCGCGTCGGCGACACGCGCGACGTCGCCGCTCGCGTCGCCCGCGACCTCCGGGCGAAGGGACACGTCGTGGAGACGGACGTGGCCGGGCGGAGCTTCGGCGCCCAACTCGGCTACGCCGACTCGATCAACGCCGAGACGGTCGTGATCGTCGGCGAGCAGGACCTCGCGAACGGCGAGGTGACGGTGAAGGACATGGCGAGCGGCGACGAGACGACCGCGCCGGTCGAGGAGTTCCCCGGCGAGCGCGACCGTCCGACGTACGGCGACTTCGCGTAG
- a CDS encoding DNA-binding protein — MSETPDDDRLEKLREQKMQELQEQAQGQQADEEAQQAAQEQAERQQEALLKQYLTDGARQRLNAVEMSKPDFAAQVKQQVTALARSGRVNGRIDEDQMKELLRELQPDQKSFDIRRR, encoded by the coding sequence ATGAGCGAGACTCCCGACGACGACCGACTGGAGAAGCTCCGCGAGCAGAAGATGCAGGAGCTCCAGGAGCAGGCGCAGGGCCAGCAGGCCGACGAGGAGGCACAGCAGGCCGCCCAAGAGCAGGCCGAGCGCCAGCAGGAGGCGCTACTCAAGCAGTACCTCACCGACGGCGCGCGCCAGCGGCTCAACGCCGTCGAGATGAGCAAGCCCGACTTCGCCGCGCAGGTGAAACAGCAGGTGACGGCGCTGGCGCGCAGCGGTCGCGTGAACGGTCGCATCGACGAGGACCAGATGAAGGAGCTGCTGCGCGAGCTCCAGCCGGACCAGAAGAGTTTCGACATCCGCCGCCGCTGA
- a CDS encoding lysylphosphatidylglycerol synthase transmembrane domain-containing protein — MNADQLRATVVGFLGAFAVLGVLLYLVGVNDLIGVLQSASLEVVALVVLVTLGWLAAWSVALRTVLGVLGVSLSVPRSFFVLNGAMFSNNVTPFGQAGGEPVTALLISKVADTEYERGLAAIASVDTLNFVPSITLALVGAAYFATETTFGTRLRFATGVVAALALVIPGAVYLGWRNRYELEERVVGVFVPLIRRVATALPIFSAPSEESVESRIGHFFGAIERVATDRTGIAVSLAASTLGWTFQMIGLYLAFIAIDQPVPFSAMLFVVPMGAIAGVTPLPGGAGGIEAVLVAVLAALPSVSVSATAALGAVVIYRGAVYWVPVIIGGVVVSVVGADSVG, encoded by the coding sequence ATGAACGCGGACCAGCTACGCGCCACGGTCGTGGGGTTCCTCGGCGCGTTCGCGGTCCTCGGCGTCCTCCTGTACCTCGTCGGCGTGAACGACCTGATTGGAGTGTTGCAGAGCGCCTCACTGGAGGTGGTCGCGCTCGTCGTCCTCGTCACGCTCGGCTGGCTGGCGGCGTGGTCCGTCGCCCTCCGGACCGTCCTCGGGGTGCTCGGCGTGTCGCTGTCGGTGCCTCGTTCGTTCTTTGTGCTCAACGGGGCAATGTTCTCCAACAACGTCACGCCGTTCGGACAGGCCGGCGGCGAACCGGTGACCGCCCTCCTCATCTCGAAGGTGGCCGACACGGAGTACGAGCGCGGCCTCGCCGCCATCGCGAGCGTGGACACCCTCAACTTCGTGCCATCGATCACGCTCGCGCTCGTCGGCGCGGCGTACTTCGCGACCGAGACGACGTTCGGCACCCGCCTCCGCTTCGCCACCGGTGTCGTCGCGGCGCTCGCGCTGGTCATCCCCGGCGCGGTGTACCTCGGCTGGCGCAACCGCTACGAACTGGAGGAGCGCGTGGTCGGCGTGTTCGTCCCGCTGATCCGCCGAGTCGCGACCGCGCTCCCGATCTTCTCGGCGCCCAGCGAGGAGAGCGTCGAGTCGCGCATCGGCCACTTCTTCGGCGCCATCGAGCGCGTCGCCACCGACCGCACGGGCATCGCCGTCTCGCTTGCGGCCTCGACGCTCGGGTGGACGTTCCAGATGATCGGGCTGTACCTCGCGTTCATCGCCATCGACCAGCCGGTGCCGTTCTCGGCGATGCTGTTCGTTGTCCCGATGGGCGCCATCGCGGGCGTGACGCCGCTCCCCGGCGGCGCCGGCGGTATCGAGGCAGTCCTCGTGGCGGTGCTGGCGGCGTTGCCCTCGGTGTCGGTGTCGGCGACGGCGGCGCTGGGCGCTGTCGTCATCTACCGCGGCGCCGTCTACTGGGTGCCAGTGATCATCGGCGGCGTCGTGGTGAGCGTCGTCGGCGCCGACAGCGTCGGCTGA
- a CDS encoding molybdopterin synthase, with protein MHTLSLVGPGTADLLDPLAERLDGRVATVRRDDTVASAAADGPTAADYRLGEDGTWSGSGTDDSFPALLDRLAPDFDYALVAGFSHLRLPTVVVGEEAVPGDVVARVDDAADLVLADLVDHVETADPHVTLETLIDEAKASEGADRSGAIATFTGRVRAKDSADDDRTEVLEFEKYEGVAADRMATIERELTEREGVFDVRMHHRVGVVADGEDIVFVVVLAGHRTEAFRTVEDGINRLKDEVPIFKKETTESAEFWVHERSQ; from the coding sequence ATGCACACGCTCTCGCTCGTCGGCCCGGGAACGGCCGACCTCCTCGACCCGCTCGCCGAACGGCTCGACGGTCGCGTGGCGACGGTTCGACGCGACGACACGGTCGCGTCGGCAGCCGCCGACGGCCCGACCGCAGCCGACTACCGCCTGGGCGAGGACGGGACGTGGTCGGGCTCCGGTACCGACGACTCGTTCCCGGCGCTGCTCGACAGACTCGCGCCCGACTTCGACTACGCGCTCGTCGCGGGCTTCTCGCACCTGCGACTGCCGACCGTCGTGGTCGGCGAGGAGGCCGTCCCCGGCGACGTGGTCGCCCGCGTCGACGACGCCGCCGACCTCGTGCTCGCGGACCTCGTCGACCACGTCGAGACGGCGGACCCACACGTGACGCTGGAGACGCTTATCGACGAGGCGAAAGCCAGCGAGGGCGCCGACAGGTCGGGCGCCATCGCGACGTTCACCGGACGCGTCCGCGCGAAAGACAGCGCGGACGACGACCGGACGGAGGTGCTGGAGTTCGAGAAGTACGAGGGCGTCGCCGCCGACCGGATGGCGACCATCGAACGCGAGTTGACCGAGCGCGAGGGCGTCTTCGACGTGCGGATGCACCACCGTGTCGGCGTCGTCGCCGACGGCGAGGACATCGTGTTCGTCGTCGTGCTCGCCGGCCACCGCACCGAGGCGTTCCGCACCGTCGAGGACGGCATCAACCGCCTCAAAGACGAGGTACCCATCTTCAAGAAGGAGACCACTGAGTCAGCCGAGTTCTGGGTCCACGAGCGGTCCCAGTAG
- a CDS encoding site-2 protease family protein, with amino-acid sequence MSEAVPDDYPRPPELDAVFHCSEIRTDGDRVLYYGISDVDEQELVRRIWPAFREAGYEVQVVNTDTGLDVVVARPYAGVDGGVPWLNVGLFVATVLSTLLVGATAWYYIPFSEIAANPATALRAWPFTAAVLGVLMTHELGHYALGRYHGVDVSLPYVIPFILPFGTMGAIIRMRGQMPDREALFDIGVAGPLAGLAATVVVTIVGLLLGPFSVPASVVGGSGQVIVFNNPPLLDLIAAALNQPTGYSDPTKTAHPVIMGAWVGMFFTVLNLLPVGQLDGGHIVRAMVGERQETVAALVPVALFGIAAYLYFVRNLAVNESVGLWAFWGLFSAFIAYRGPANPIDDSAIDAKRLAVGVLTFALGLLCFMLVPIQVATI; translated from the coding sequence ATGAGTGAGGCGGTTCCCGACGACTATCCCCGTCCTCCGGAACTCGACGCCGTCTTCCACTGTTCGGAGATCCGAACGGACGGCGACCGGGTCCTCTATTACGGGATCAGCGACGTCGACGAGCAGGAACTCGTCAGACGGATCTGGCCCGCCTTTCGCGAGGCCGGCTACGAGGTACAGGTGGTGAACACCGACACCGGACTCGACGTGGTCGTCGCACGACCGTACGCGGGCGTAGACGGCGGGGTCCCGTGGCTCAACGTCGGGTTGTTCGTCGCGACGGTGCTGTCGACGCTGCTCGTCGGGGCGACCGCGTGGTACTACATCCCCTTCTCCGAGATTGCCGCGAACCCCGCGACGGCGCTGCGGGCCTGGCCGTTCACGGCAGCCGTGTTGGGCGTCCTGATGACCCACGAACTGGGCCACTACGCGCTGGGCCGCTACCACGGCGTCGACGTGTCGCTCCCGTACGTGATTCCGTTCATCCTCCCGTTCGGGACGATGGGCGCGATCATCCGGATGCGCGGGCAGATGCCCGACCGCGAGGCGTTGTTCGACATCGGCGTCGCCGGCCCGCTCGCGGGACTCGCGGCGACGGTCGTCGTCACCATCGTCGGGCTCTTGCTCGGCCCGTTCTCGGTCCCCGCGTCGGTGGTGGGCGGCAGCGGCCAGGTGATCGTGTTCAACAACCCACCGCTGCTCGACTTGATCGCCGCCGCGCTGAACCAGCCGACGGGCTACAGTGACCCGACGAAGACGGCTCACCCGGTGATCATGGGCGCGTGGGTGGGGATGTTCTTCACCGTCCTCAACCTCCTCCCGGTCGGCCAACTCGACGGTGGCCACATCGTGCGCGCGATGGTCGGCGAGCGTCAGGAGACGGTCGCGGCGCTGGTGCCGGTCGCGCTGTTCGGGATCGCGGCGTACCTCTACTTCGTCCGCAACCTCGCGGTCAACGAGTCCGTCGGGCTGTGGGCGTTCTGGGGGCTGTTCTCGGCGTTCATCGCCTACCGCGGCCCCGCGAACCCCATCGACGACTCCGCCATCGACGCGAAGCGGCTCGCGGTCGGGGTGCTCACCTTCGCGCTCGGCCTCCTGTGTTTCATGCTCGTGCCGATCCAGGTGGCGACCATCTGA
- a CDS encoding DUF7411 family protein produces the protein MDLALCYSGGKDSSLAALVLDRFYDVTLVTATFGLTDDHEHAQAAAESLGFPFDTIELDRVVAEEAVETMRADGFPRNGIQRVHEHALESMAERDVDAVADGTRRDDRVPTISRAFAQSLEDRHGVDYLSPLSGFGRGAVDRLVDETLEVESGPSEEVPKADYEGELRALLREQGGEAAVGEVFPAHEQTYVRGRR, from the coding sequence GTGGACCTCGCGCTCTGCTACAGCGGCGGGAAAGACTCCTCGCTCGCCGCACTCGTCCTCGATCGCTTCTACGACGTGACGCTGGTCACCGCCACCTTCGGGCTCACCGACGACCACGAGCACGCCCAAGCGGCCGCCGAGTCGCTCGGGTTCCCGTTCGACACCATCGAACTCGACCGCGTGGTCGCCGAGGAGGCGGTCGAGACGATGCGTGCGGACGGCTTCCCCCGCAACGGGATCCAGCGCGTCCACGAGCACGCGCTGGAGTCGATGGCCGAGCGAGACGTGGACGCCGTCGCCGACGGCACCCGCCGCGACGACCGCGTGCCGACCATCTCGCGTGCGTTCGCCCAGAGCCTCGAAGACCGCCACGGCGTCGACTACCTCTCGCCGCTGTCGGGATTCGGCCGCGGCGCCGTCGACCGCCTCGTGGACGAGACGCTGGAGGTGGAGTCGGGCCCCTCTGAGGAGGTGCCGAAGGCCGACTACGAGGGTGAACTCCGCGCCCTGTTGCGCGAGCAGGGCGGGGAGGCGGCGGTCGGGGAGGTGTTCCCCGCCCACGAGCAGACGTACGTGCGCGGGCGGCGCTGA
- a CDS encoding DUF7123 family protein codes for MSATVQPSDTDRASTDSPSKEERLAAFLREKAADGELYFKSKFIADEVGLSPKEIGALMVKLKDSACGLSIEKWSYTSATTWRIEPAN; via the coding sequence ATGAGCGCAACCGTGCAACCCTCCGACACCGACCGCGCCTCGACCGACAGCCCCTCCAAGGAGGAGCGCCTCGCGGCGTTCCTGCGCGAGAAGGCCGCGGACGGCGAGCTCTACTTCAAGAGCAAGTTCATCGCCGACGAGGTCGGCCTGTCCCCGAAGGAAATCGGCGCCCTGATGGTGAAGCTGAAGGACTCCGCCTGCGGGCTCTCCATCGAGAAGTGGTCGTACACGTCCGCGACCACCTGGCGTATCGAACCGGCGAACTGA
- a CDS encoding EamA family transporter, translated as MSSFVSPGIAVALAAAVLWGVYLFSIKRYLAGVPATVLTVAVNACALAWYAPVAVTQLSAADVPDPAGLGVGGVLALVGSVLGVAAGYVFVVNALALGEVSYVTPINKVVPVFVLPLEVALLGADIPVLAVAGIAVVTVAVYAANYRGGDPVEPLRRAVTARPAQLALVSAVAYAVGDVSKRAALDRVGLPPEALVVLVLAGVLLVLLPLAVRDWPAEVPPATTFLALGLVVAGAEHLTSVAFAALPASIASPVVNTQAIVAVLLGGVVLGEERLGARLVAAGLAVVGVGLLAV; from the coding sequence GTGTCGTCGTTCGTCTCCCCGGGCATCGCCGTCGCGCTCGCCGCCGCGGTGCTGTGGGGCGTCTACCTCTTCTCGATCAAGCGCTACCTCGCGGGCGTCCCCGCGACCGTCCTCACCGTCGCGGTGAACGCCTGTGCGCTGGCGTGGTACGCGCCGGTCGCCGTGACCCAGTTGTCGGCGGCCGACGTCCCCGACCCCGCCGGCCTCGGCGTCGGTGGCGTGCTCGCGCTCGTCGGGAGCGTCCTCGGCGTCGCCGCGGGGTACGTGTTCGTCGTGAACGCGCTCGCGCTCGGCGAGGTGTCGTACGTCACGCCGATCAACAAGGTGGTCCCCGTGTTCGTCCTCCCGCTGGAGGTCGCACTCCTCGGGGCTGACATCCCAGTGTTGGCGGTCGCCGGCATCGCGGTCGTCACCGTCGCGGTGTACGCGGCGAACTACCGCGGCGGCGACCCGGTCGAACCGCTCCGCAGAGCCGTGACTGCGCGACCCGCCCAACTCGCACTCGTGTCGGCGGTCGCGTACGCCGTCGGCGACGTGTCGAAGCGCGCGGCGCTGGACCGGGTCGGCCTCCCACCGGAGGCGCTCGTGGTGCTCGTCCTCGCGGGCGTCCTCCTCGTCCTCCTGCCGCTGGCGGTCCGCGACTGGCCCGCCGAGGTGCCGCCGGCGACGACGTTTCTCGCGCTGGGGCTGGTCGTCGCGGGCGCCGAACACCTCACGAGCGTCGCATTCGCGGCGCTGCCCGCCAGCATCGCGTCGCCGGTCGTCAACACGCAGGCTATCGTCGCGGTCCTCCTCGGCGGGGTGGTCCTCGGGGAAGAGCGACTGGGTGCGCGCCTCGTCGCCGCGGGACTGGCGGTCGTCGGAGTCGGACTGTTGGCGGTGTGA